The genomic segment TCAGCGGCAGCCTCGTTCGGCGCAGAGATCGCGACGTCGGGCATGCCGGAAGGTTATCGGGTCACACGTTGATCGAGATGCCGATCCCACCGAGCGTCTGACCGCCGAACCGAGCAATCTCTGCCTCGAGGTTCAACGGGCTCGTGGCCTTCCGCGAGTCGAGAACCTCTTGGGTGAGCCGGTCGGCTGGCACGAGCCAGCTGACCTCGAACTCGATGCCGTCGGGATCCTGGGCATACAGCGCCTTGGTCGTTCCGTGATCGGTGGCGCCCACGAGGGCTCCTGCGTCGACCAGTCGCTGGCGTGTGGCGGCGAGCTCGTCGAGCGTGTCGACCTCCCATGCCAGGTGATACAGGCCGACCGTCGTACGACCGGCTCCCGAATCCCCTGCCTGGGCGCCGATCTGGAAGAGCCCGAGATCGTGGTCGTTGTTGCTGCCATTGGCCTGCAGGAACGCAGCTCCGGGGAAAGCCATGACGGTCTTGAACCCCAGCGTGCTGGCGTAGAACGCGACGCTGGCATCAACATCGCGGACGTAAAGCACTGCGTGGTTGAGACGAGTGACGGGCATGATCGTTCTCCTAGTTAGTTGAATCTTCATTTATCTTATCACGACTAGGCACACGGCTAGGCTGGGCGCATGGTCTCTCGGCTATTCGGACGGGGCTCGTGGCCCGAAGCATCACGCATAGCCGACATCCTTCGTCAGGAGACGCTCGGCGGAGTGCTGCTGCTGATTGCCACGGCTGCAGCCATCCTTTTCGCCAACCTCGGCGACGGATATGCCAATCTCCGCGACACGGCATTCGGACCAGAGTCGCTGCACCTCCACCTGACCCTGGGCGGATGGGCGTCCGACGGCTTGCTCGCGATCTTCTTCTTCGTCGCCGGGCTCGAGCTGAAGCGTGAGTTCGTCGGCGGAGACCTGCGCGACCCGCAGCGTGCAGCGCTCCCCGTGGTCGCTGCACTCGGCGGTATGGCCGTACCCGCTCTGGTGTTCGTGTTGTTCAACCTCGGCGGCTCCCTGAAGGGATGGGCGATCCCGACGGCAACTGACATCGCCTTCGCCCTCGCCGTCCTGGCCGTGATCGGCAGCCACCTGCCCGGCGGCCTTCGTACGTTCCTGCTCACCCTTGCGGTGGTCGACGACCTGATCGCGATCATCATCATCGCTGTCGTCTACACCTCGTCACTGCACCTCAACTACCTGCTACTGGCGCTGCTGCCACTTCTGGCGTTCACGGTCCTCGTACAACGGCGGGTCAGCTCGTGGTGGCTGCTGCTCCCCCTCGCCGGAGCCACGTGGGCGCTGGTGCACGCCTCAGGCGTCCACGCCACCGTCGCGGGCGTTCTGCTCGCGTTCGCCGTTCCGGTCCTGCGTAGCGATGGCGGTGAAGGTGTCGGTCTCGCAGAGCACTTCGAGCACCTCTTCCGACCGCTGTCATCCGCAATCGCGGTGCCGATCTTCGCGTTCTTCGCGGCCGGAGTGAACGTCGAAGGGTGGGCTGGATTCAAGGACGCGATGACCGAACCGATCACCCTCGGCATCATCGCCGGACTCTTCCTCGGCAAGACGGTCGGCATCTTCCTGGCGACCTGGCTGATGGCGACGTTCACCGGCGCCCAACTCGATGAAGACCTCGACTGGCCCGATGTATTCGGCGTCGCGATGCTTGCCGGAGTCGGCTTCACGGTCTCGCTGCTGATTGGCGAGCTCGCGTACGGCGTCGGCAACCTCACCGACGAGCACGTCAAGATCGGCGTCCTTGTCGGATCAGTCGTCTCGGCACTTGGTGCAGCGCTGATCCTGACCTCCCGCAATCGCCGCTATCGCGAGATCGATGCCCGCGAGCGCCTCGACAGCGACAGCGACGGCATTCCCGACGTGTTCCAGTGACCAGGCCCAACTAGTTCTAAAGAACTATCCACACTGTGAATATCGCTGTGGGAACGCGTTGTGATTGCCGCCCGTTTAGGGTGGCGGTCATGGACCTCGGCTCGATTGCGCACGATCTCTACTCCGTGCCTCCTGAGGAGTTCATCGCGGCTCGCAAGGAGAGCGTCGCTGCCGCTCGCACCGCAGGCGACCTGGCGTTGAGCAAGGCGATCGGCGAGCTCCGCAAGCCCAGCTCCGCCGCGGTGGTGATCAACCTGCTCGCCCGCAACAGCGAAGAACTCCTGCAGGACGTCGCTGACCTTGGCGAAGAGTTGCGCGAAGCCCAGGAGCAGGGTGACGGCGCACGCCTACGCGAGCTGAACGGCGAACGGAAGACCCTGCTCAGGCAAGTGGCCGTCGAGGGAGCCGAGCTGGCCAGTGAGCACGGTGTCTCGTTCAGCGCGGCGGTCGCGAACGGTGTCGACGAGACCATCAAAGCCGCGCTCGCCAGCTCCGAGGCTGCCCGAGCCGTGCAGGCAGGACTTCTGGTGTCAGCGCTCTCGGGAGCCGGAATGGGCTTCATCGACCTGTCAGACAGCGTGGCGTTGCCAGGCTTCGAGCTGAACCCACGTGAGGACCGACCCCGGGAGCGCCGGCTCACCGCAGTCCCCGATCTTCCAGACCCCAAAGTCGCTCAGGAGGACGCCGCGCGCGATCTGGTCGCCGAAGCAGTCGACGCGGCGGACCAGGCCGACACCGACCTCAAGGAGAGCGAGACAGCGTACGAGGCCAATGAGCTGGCACGGGCGGAGTTGCACCAGCGCATCGACGACCTGAAGAAGGAGCTCCAGACACTTCAGGAAGACGCGGCTGAAGCGGATGCCGACTCACGAGGACTGCAACGAGCCGTCGCTCAAGCCACCAAGGCTCGCGATACCGCTCACAAGGAGCTGGCCAGGGCCAGGGAACGGCTGGATCGCCTCAGCTAGGCGACTACTCCCACTCGATGGTTCCGGGCGGCTTGCTGGTGATGTCGAGTACGACGCGATTGACCTCGTCGACCTCGTTGGTGATCCGGGTCGAGATGCGCTCGAGCACGTCGTACGGGAGACGGCTCCAGTCGGCAGTCATCGCATCTTCACTCGAGACAGGCCGCAGCACGATCGGGTGACCGTACGTACGGCCATCGCCCTGGACGCCGACGGAGCGGACGTCGGCGAGGAGTACGACGGGGAACTGCCAGATGTCACCGTCGAGGCCAGCAGCGGTCGTCTCGTCGCGGACGATCAGGTCAGCGGCACGCAGGATGCGAAGACGATCGGCATCGACGGCGCCGACGATGCGGATCGCGAGGCCAGGGCCGGGGAACGGGTGCCGACCAACGATCGCCTCGGGAATGCCGAGCTGCCGACCGACGTCGCGTACCTCGTCCTTGAACAACGTACGAAGCGGCTCGATCAGGCTGAACTCAAGGTCTTCGGGCAAGCCGCCAACGTTGTGGTGGCTCTTGATGTTGGACGCGCCCGCTCCCCCACCGGATTCGACGACGTCGGGGTAGAGCGTCCCCTGCACGAGGAACTTCACGGGCGGTCCGGGCGTCGCGAGGACTTCGCGCTCGGCAGCCTCGAAGACGCGGATAAACTCGCGTCCGATGATCTTGCGCTTCTCCTCGGGGTCACTGACGCCAGCGAGGAAGCCGAGGAACTGGTCCTTGGCATCGACGACCTTGAGGTCAACGCCGGTTGCCTTCACATAGTCCTTCTCGACCTGCTCGGCTTCGCCTTCGCGGAGGAGTCCGTGGTCGACAAACACGGCGGTGAGCTGATCACCAATCGCGCGTTGTACGAGTGCAGTCGAGACGGCTGAGTCGACGCCGCCCGAGAGCGCGGAAATGACGCGGGAGTCGCCGACCTGCTTGCGGATGAGCTCGATCTGCTCCTCCACGATGTTGCTGCTGGTCCAGGTCTGGCGGCAGCCGGCGATCTCTACGAGGAACTGCTCGAGGATCTGCTGGCCGTGCTCGCTATGCATGACCTCGGGGTGCCACTGCACGCCAGCAAGGCGGCGGCCGGTGTCCTCGAATGCGGCAACCGTCGCGCGTGGGGAGTTGGCGTTGACAGTGAATCCCTCGGGAGCGCCGATGACTTCGTCACCGTGCGACATCCAGGACGTCAGCGTCTCGGGAAGTCCAGCGAGCAGCGTTCCGGGTTCGAGGACCGAGACCGCTGTACGGCCGTACTCACGCTGACCGGTCTTGGCGACATTGCCGCCGAGCGCCTGCGCCATGGCCATGAATCCGTAGCAAATACCGAATACGGGCACATCGCCCTGCAACATCGCCGGATCGAGCCGCGGTGCGCCCTCTTCGTACACGGACGACGGGCCACCCGAAAGGATGATCGCTGCGGGCTTGCGAGCCAGAATTTCGGCCGCTGACATGGTGTGCGGAACGATCTCGGAATAGACCCGAGCCTCGCGTACGCGGCGAGCGATCAGTTGCGCGTACTGCGCCCCAAAATCAACGACAAGGACAAGGTCATGTTCGGGGGTCACGCAGGCAGTCTATCGGCGCAAAATTACTTGGGTAACGACGTAACCATGTGTGTATCGCCTCGTTTTACAGAGTGGATCTAACAAAACTCCCTCCCGTTAGATCATGTGCCCACTTCTAGTTGGCACAACAGGGCCCGACCCGTGAGCTCCCTCCCGGTCGGGCTCTGTGCTTTAGTGGCACTTTTTCCCGTGATTGCAGGGAATTCGTACGCTCAGCTGACGCCGATAATCGGCAAACGCAGCGCCGCGGGGGCGTCTGCGGGCACAACCGGGCTCTTCGGGGCGATCGGATCGATCTTGCGGTACGCCTGGCCCACGGCGGGGCGTAGGTCTTCCTCACCCTTGTTGGGCCAGTACGACATCGCACGCTCGGTCTGAGCGGTGATCGTCAGCGAGGGATTCACGCCCAGGTTGGCGGTGATCGCCGAGCCATCGGCCACGTGCAGGCCCTCGTGGCCGAAAAGTCGCTGATACGGGTCAACGACACCGTTTTCGGGGCTGTCGCCGATCGCGCAGCCGCCCATGAAGTGCGCGGTCAGCGGAACGTTGAACGGCTCACCGATCGTGCCGCCCGGCGTACCGCCCATCTCCTCGGCCATCATCTGTACGGCGCGATGTCCGGGCTCGATGAACGCGGGGTTGGGTGCACCATGGCCCTGCTTGGAGGTCAGCTTGCGTCGACCGGTGATTCCGCGCTTGGTGTAGGTCGTGATCGAGTTGTCGTGCGTCTGCATGACCAGCGCGATGATTGTGCGCTCCGACCAGTGGCGCAGGTCGTAGAGCTTGAACAGGAAGCGCTTCTGGGCCCACATCTCACGGAGCCACACCCGCCAACGAGCCTTGTCAGAGCTGCCATCCGTCAGCACGGTCTGCATCAGCGACATGGCATTGGAGCCCTTGCCGTAGCGGGTCGGCTCGATGTGGGTGTACTCGTCCGGGTGGAAGGACGAGGTGATCGCCACACCCTCGCTGTAGTCGACGTCCTTGCCGTCGGCGATCGAGCCGAGGAGCGCCTCAGAGTTCGTACGCGTCAGCAGGCCCAGGCGGTCCGAGACACCCGACAGGTGGCCCTTGTCCTTCATCTTGTGCAGCAGTTTCTGCGTGCCCATCGTGCTGGCGGAGAACACGACCTGCTCGGCGGTGATCTTCTTGCGCGGGCGGAATCGCTTGTTCGTACGGCGCACTTCGATCTCGTAGCCGCCACCGGGCAGCGGTCGTACGGCGGTGGCTGTCGTGAGTGGGTGCACCTCTGCACCGGCCTTCTCGGCCAGGTGGAGGTAGTTCTTGACCAAGGTGTTCTTGGCGTTGTGGCGACAACCCGTCATGCACTCGCCGCAGTTGAGGCAGGCGTTGCGCTCGGGCCCGGCACCTCCGAAGAACGGATCCGCCACCTTCTCCCCCGGCTGACCGAAGAAGACGCCGACCGGCGTGTGGTGGAACGTGCCGCCGACGCCCATGCGTTCGGCAACCTTCTTGACGATCTCATCGGCCGGCGACACGTACGGGTAGACCGTGACGCCGAGCATGCGCTTGGCCTGGTCGTAGTACGGAGCGAGCTCCGCCTTCCAGTCCGTGATGTGGCCCCAGGCGGAGTCCTTGTAGAACGGGTCGAGCGGTTCGTACAACGTATTGGCGTAGACCAGCGAGCCTCCGCCGACTCCCGCGCCCGACAGGATCAAGACGTCTTTGAGCTTGTCGATGCGCTGGATGCCGTAGCAGCCGAGCTGGGGCAACCACAGGAACTTGCGCAGCCGCCACGAGCTCTTGGCGAAGTCAGCGTCCTCGTAGCGTTTGCCCGCCTCGAGAACAGCGACCTTGTAGCCCTTCTCGGTCAGCCGGAGCGCGGAAACGCTGCCGCCGAAGCCCGAGCCGATGACCAGGACGTCGTAGTCGAACTCGGCGCTCATGCGCGCGGCGTCCGACGCAGGACCTTGAGTCCGACTGTGAGCAGCTTGGCCCACGTGCGGGCCTGCAGGGCGCTCGGACCGTTCATCGGCATGAGGCGCTGGACGCCGATCGACTGTGGCTCGGTGTAGCGCAGGATGCCCTCGGCGCCCTGTCGACGGCCGAGACCGGACTGGCGCATGCCACCCATCGGCGCGTCGACGCTGCCGAAGGTCGCGGAGAAGCCTTCGTTGATGTTGACCGTGCCAGCCTTGATGCGAGACGCGATCGCCTTGGCCTCGCGAGGCTTGCCCCAGAGGCTGGCGTTGAGGCCGTACTCGCCGCCATTGGCGAGCGCCACAGCGTCTTCGGTCGTCTTGTACGGGTAGAGCGACGCCAGCGGGCCGAAGGTCTCACCAGCAAAGCACTCGGCCGACTCCGTGACGCCTTCGAGGACCGTGGGCTCGTAGAAGTATGGGCCCAGGTCCGGGCGCCCCTTGCCACCGGCCAGGACTGTCGCGCCATTGGCGACAGCATCCTTCACATGGGCGGTAACCGTCTCGAGCTGGGACTGCGAGACCAGCGAGCCGATGTCGGCATCCCAGTCGAGAGCCGCGCCCAGCGCGAGGTGTTCGACGCGCGTTACGAACGCGGTCTTGAACTCCTCGTACTTCTCTTCCGGTACGTAGAGGCGCTCAATCGAGACGCAGAGCTGACCAGCCGAGGAGAAGCACGCCTCGACCGCACCTGCTGCGGCCTTGTTGATGTTGGCGCTCGGGAGGACGATCATCGGGTTCTTGCCACCGAGCTCGAGAGAGCAGCTCACCAAACGAGCAGCTGCCTGCTGGGCGATGAGCTTGCCGGTCGCGGTGGATCCGGTGAAACAGATGTAGTCGGCGCGCTCGATGATCGCCGTGCCAACGACCGAACCGGCACCGCTGACGACCTGCCAGATCTCGGCCGGGAAGCCGGCCTTGCGCATCAGTTCGATGCCAGCCAGCGCAATGAGCGGGCTCTGGCTGTCGGGCTTGTGCACGATGGCGTTGCCAGCCGCGACAGCAGGGATGCCGTCCGAGACGGCCATGGTGAGCGGGTAGTTCCACGGGCTGATCAAACCGACGACACCCTTGGGCTGCGGGATGACGGTGACGCTGGTCAGCAGCGGCAGCGCACCGTTGCGACGCTTGGGCTTGAGCTGCTTCTTCAAGCGACGCGCATAGAAGCGGGCCGTCAGGGCCACGTGCGCGATCTCATCGAACGCGTGCGCGCGGCTCTTGCCCGACTCGATCTGGATCAGGTCCATCAGCTCGTCCTGGTGCTCAAGTACGAGGTCGTGCAGGCGAAGCAGCGCCTTCTTGCGCTCACGCAGTGACGTCTTGGACCACGCCTCCTGGGCCGTACGAGCAGCAGCAAACGCCGCCTCGACGTCCGCGATGCTCGAGACGGGGATCTCGGCGACAGGCTCACCATTCATCGGCGAAATCGTCGTACGAGTCTCGCCAGAGGTGGTCCGGATCAGCGCCGTGAGTTCGGCAACCCTCTCAGGTGTGACCAGCGAAGAAGTAGTTTTTGGTGCGGCTTCAGCAACAGACATAGGGGCGAGCATACCGCTGGTATGCCTTTCCGACTATGCGAAGAGCTTCTCGCCCCAGTAGCCCTCGGTCGTCACGCCCGGCGGGCAGGCGAACAAACCCGAGCCAACGTGCACGATGTACTCGTTGAGAACGTCGTTGAGCTTGCCCGCAAGGTTGCGCTGGATCTGGACGAACTGCTTCTCAGGATCACGCTGATAGGCGATGAAGAACAGCCCGGCAGAGAGCTGGCCGAGCCCGTTGGATCCATCGACGAAGTTGTAGCCGCGGCGCAGGATCTTGGCGCCCTTGTTGAAGTCCGGATGCGCAAGACGTACGTGCGCCACCTTGCCGATCGCGAGCTCGCCGTCTTCGCCCTTCGCCTTGAAGTCGAGTTTGTCGAACTCGTCGCCGCCCGACAGCGGACCACCCGAACCCTTGGTGCGGCCGATGATC from the Aeromicrobium panaciterrae genome contains:
- a CDS encoding VOC family protein, with protein sequence MPVTRLNHAVLYVRDVDASVAFYASTLGFKTVMAFPGAAFLQANGSNNDHDLGLFQIGAQAGDSGAGRTTVGLYHLAWEVDTLDELAATRQRLVDAGALVGATDHGTTKALYAQDPDGIEFEVSWLVPADRLTQEVLDSRKATSPLNLEAEIARFGGQTLGGIGISINV
- a CDS encoding GMC family oxidoreductase, whose translation is MSAEFDYDVLVIGSGFGGSVSALRLTEKGYKVAVLEAGKRYEDADFAKSSWRLRKFLWLPQLGCYGIQRIDKLKDVLILSGAGVGGGSLVYANTLYEPLDPFYKDSAWGHITDWKAELAPYYDQAKRMLGVTVYPYVSPADEIVKKVAERMGVGGTFHHTPVGVFFGQPGEKVADPFFGGAGPERNACLNCGECMTGCRHNAKNTLVKNYLHLAEKAGAEVHPLTTATAVRPLPGGGYEIEVRRTNKRFRPRKKITAEQVVFSASTMGTQKLLHKMKDKGHLSGVSDRLGLLTRTNSEALLGSIADGKDVDYSEGVAITSSFHPDEYTHIEPTRYGKGSNAMSLMQTVLTDGSSDKARWRVWLREMWAQKRFLFKLYDLRHWSERTIIALVMQTHDNSITTYTKRGITGRRKLTSKQGHGAPNPAFIEPGHRAVQMMAEEMGGTPGGTIGEPFNVPLTAHFMGGCAIGDSPENGVVDPYQRLFGHEGLHVADGSAITANLGVNPSLTITAQTERAMSYWPNKGEEDLRPAVGQAYRKIDPIAPKSPVVPADAPAALRLPIIGVS
- the guaA gene encoding glutamine-hydrolyzing GMP synthase — protein: MTPEHDLVLVVDFGAQYAQLIARRVREARVYSEIVPHTMSAAEILARKPAAIILSGGPSSVYEEGAPRLDPAMLQGDVPVFGICYGFMAMAQALGGNVAKTGQREYGRTAVSVLEPGTLLAGLPETLTSWMSHGDEVIGAPEGFTVNANSPRATVAAFEDTGRRLAGVQWHPEVMHSEHGQQILEQFLVEIAGCRQTWTSSNIVEEQIELIRKQVGDSRVISALSGGVDSAVSTALVQRAIGDQLTAVFVDHGLLREGEAEQVEKDYVKATGVDLKVVDAKDQFLGFLAGVSDPEEKRKIIGREFIRVFEAAEREVLATPGPPVKFLVQGTLYPDVVESGGGAGASNIKSHHNVGGLPEDLEFSLIEPLRTLFKDEVRDVGRQLGIPEAIVGRHPFPGPGLAIRIVGAVDADRLRILRAADLIVRDETTAAGLDGDIWQFPVVLLADVRSVGVQGDGRTYGHPIVLRPVSSEDAMTADWSRLPYDVLERISTRITNEVDEVNRVVLDITSKPPGTIEWE
- the nhaA gene encoding Na+/H+ antiporter NhaA gives rise to the protein MVSRLFGRGSWPEASRIADILRQETLGGVLLLIATAAAILFANLGDGYANLRDTAFGPESLHLHLTLGGWASDGLLAIFFFVAGLELKREFVGGDLRDPQRAALPVVAALGGMAVPALVFVLFNLGGSLKGWAIPTATDIAFALAVLAVIGSHLPGGLRTFLLTLAVVDDLIAIIIIAVVYTSSLHLNYLLLALLPLLAFTVLVQRRVSSWWLLLPLAGATWALVHASGVHATVAGVLLAFAVPVLRSDGGEGVGLAEHFEHLFRPLSSAIAVPIFAFFAAGVNVEGWAGFKDAMTEPITLGIIAGLFLGKTVGIFLATWLMATFTGAQLDEDLDWPDVFGVAMLAGVGFTVSLLIGELAYGVGNLTDEHVKIGVLVGSVVSALGAALILTSRNRRYREIDARERLDSDSDGIPDVFQ
- a CDS encoding succinic semialdehyde dehydrogenase, with protein sequence MSVAEAAPKTTSSLVTPERVAELTALIRTTSGETRTTISPMNGEPVAEIPVSSIADVEAAFAAARTAQEAWSKTSLRERKKALLRLHDLVLEHQDELMDLIQIESGKSRAHAFDEIAHVALTARFYARRLKKQLKPKRRNGALPLLTSVTVIPQPKGVVGLISPWNYPLTMAVSDGIPAVAAGNAIVHKPDSQSPLIALAGIELMRKAGFPAEIWQVVSGAGSVVGTAIIERADYICFTGSTATGKLIAQQAAARLVSCSLELGGKNPMIVLPSANINKAAAGAVEACFSSAGQLCVSIERLYVPEEKYEEFKTAFVTRVEHLALGAALDWDADIGSLVSQSQLETVTAHVKDAVANGATVLAGGKGRPDLGPYFYEPTVLEGVTESAECFAGETFGPLASLYPYKTTEDAVALANGGEYGLNASLWGKPREAKAIASRIKAGTVNINEGFSATFGSVDAPMGGMRQSGLGRRQGAEGILRYTEPQSIGVQRLMPMNGPSALQARTWAKLLTVGLKVLRRTPRA